The Candidatus Paceibacterota bacterium DNA segment GCCCAACTCGTGGCGGAGAACGTGGCGCTGCAGTTGGAGCGTCGAGTTTCGTTTCGCCGGGCGATGAAGAAGGCGCTCCAGACGGCCAAGGATTTCGGCGCGGAGGGAATCAAGCTTCGTTGCGCCGGGCGGCTCGGAGGCGCGGAACTGGCGCGGGTCGAACAGTATCACTGGGGCCGGGTGCCGCTGCACACGCTGCGGGCCAACATTGACTACGGTTTTGCGGAGGCTAGGACGCTTTACGGCAAACTGGGGATCAAATGCTGGATTTGCAAGGGAGACACCAAGGCGGAGAAACTCCAGCCGCAGCCGGTAACTTCCACGAATTGAATTTGCGCAAAAGGACTGAGCTGATATGCCATTGATGCCCGAAAGAGTGAAGTACCGGAAGATGCACCGCGGCAACCGCGCCGGCCTGGCGATGCGCGGCCAGACGGTGGCCTTTGGCGCGTACGGATTGATGGCGCTGGAAAGGTGCTGGCTGGATACAAAGCAGCTTGAGGCGGCCCGCGTGTCGATCGCGCGCAACATGAAGCGTCACGGCAAGTTGTGGATTCGCGTTTTCCCGCAGAAATCCTTCACCAAGAAGCCGTTGGAGACGCGCATGGGCAAGGGCAAGGGGCCGCTGGAATCCTGGGTCGCGGTGATTCGTCCGGCCAACGTGCTGTTCGAGGTTGATGGCGTAACCGAAGCCGTGGCGCGGGAGTCGTTGCGCCTGGCGGCGACGAAGCTGCCGATCAAGACAAAGTTCATCTCGCGGCATAGAATGGGCCGATAGACGAGCACCGCTCAAACCGGTTATGAAGAAGACGCAACGGAAAGAAATACAGGAAAAGACACTGGCGGAACTGCTGGCGGATGGGCGGAACTGGCGGCAGGAGATTTTTAACCTGCGTTTGCAGCAGGCCAGCGCGCAGCTCGAGAAGCCGGCACGTCTGCGGACCCTGCGGCGCGACATTGCGCGCATTGAAACCCGCATTTCGCAACTGCGGCACAAGACGGCATAAGTATTTTGTATGGCTGAAACCAATAACACTGCGACGGTTGCCCGCGCCAAACGTAAAGAGCGCGTGGGCGAAGTCATCGCCAACAAGATGGCCAAGACCATCATTGTGCGGGTTGAGCGGCGTTTTCCGCATCCGAAGTTCAAGAAGATCGTCACCGGCCACAAGAAACTGTATGCTCACGACGAGAAAGGCCTGGCTAAGGTGGGCGACCGTGTGCGGTTGGAAGAGACCCGCCCACTCTCCAAGACCAAGCGCTGGCGTTTGGTGGAGGTCGTGG contains these protein-coding regions:
- the rplP gene encoding 50S ribosomal protein L16, with translation MPLMPERVKYRKMHRGNRAGLAMRGQTVAFGAYGLMALERCWLDTKQLEAARVSIARNMKRHGKLWIRVFPQKSFTKKPLETRMGKGKGPLESWVAVIRPANVLFEVDGVTEAVARESLRLAATKLPIKTKFISRHRMGR
- the rpmC gene encoding 50S ribosomal protein L29, with the translated sequence MKKTQRKEIQEKTLAELLADGRNWRQEIFNLRLQQASAQLEKPARLRTLRRDIARIETRISQLRHKTA
- the rpsQ gene encoding 30S ribosomal protein S17 is translated as MAETNNTATVARAKRKERVGEVIANKMAKTIIVRVERRFPHPKFKKIVTGHKKLYAHDEKGLAKVGDRVRLEETRPLSKTKRWRLVEVVESGSGVAPVAA